One segment of Nostoc piscinale CENA21 DNA contains the following:
- a CDS encoding FdhF/YdeP family oxidoreductase, translated as MDTNPQPQPPFHETNENTPEIGGGLPVIEYWAKHTLSPEGPHLWKTLFHKSACLSCSWGTGGQKGGFTNEAGEKLQRCMKSVEAISAEIQPPVPVHFFDDHKIADLQQLSSMEADRLGRLSFPVIRRAGRDHYERISWDEIYAIATDAFKKPPERVASYSSGRGSNEAAFLLQLLLRTLGSNNLADCSDLCHAPSTTALKEMFGTNTSIVSLESLKQADCVVLAGANSAYNHPRLMNELIKLRDRGGKVIVINPVMEIGLVKFGSPAFPVKSLIPGSEIASLYLQPIPGSDVALFVGIQKALIEQGFVQYDFLQAHTQGWEAVLEQARSLSWETITTTCGVSQPEIAAAATIIGTSKGVVFGWAMGITQHTNGVDNVYSIANTALISGQIGKMGAGVMPVRGHSNVQGFGSMGVTVKLKEEIKQALEQLLGRSLSLPKGYHTRDLIEAAEAGKVDSLMCVGGNIYGANPDSAQAKRALGNIDTIIYLATKPNIGHFHGLAKTHTIIIPVLNRFENPHKTTVESGNNFVRLNDEGKTHLKNADLISEVQFLTELAHRLLGKYPVEWRKLQDTRYVRQLIATTIPGYEKIATIDDTSEEFIISGRIVTEPHFKTPSGKAKMLTTPLPNLALPQPQDFDIDQRANSLVLALMTGRSYSQHNTVVYKIDDQYRGMPHRHCILMNRLDAEKIGLAQHDLVTVQGDADKLENVEVIYGAVREGAALMFYPEVNVIFKARTETRCGTPAYKRVPVVVYGK; from the coding sequence ATGGATACCAACCCCCAGCCCCAACCGCCCTTCCACGAAACCAATGAAAATACCCCAGAGATTGGTGGTGGGTTGCCTGTAATTGAGTATTGGGCAAAGCACACTCTCTCACCAGAAGGGCCACATCTTTGGAAAACCCTGTTTCACAAGAGTGCTTGCCTGTCATGCTCCTGGGGGACTGGTGGACAAAAAGGTGGATTCACCAATGAAGCGGGTGAGAAATTACAACGCTGCATGAAAAGTGTAGAAGCAATTTCAGCCGAAATCCAACCTCCAGTTCCAGTCCACTTCTTTGATGACCACAAGATTGCTGACCTCCAACAGCTATCTTCTATGGAAGCGGATCGATTGGGAAGACTGAGCTTTCCTGTGATTCGACGGGCAGGTCGTGACCACTATGAGCGCATTTCTTGGGATGAAATTTATGCGATCGCCACAGATGCCTTTAAGAAACCACCAGAGCGAGTTGCATCCTACAGTTCTGGGCGCGGCTCTAACGAAGCGGCATTTTTACTACAACTACTGCTGCGAACTTTGGGTTCAAATAATTTGGCAGATTGTTCAGATTTGTGCCATGCTCCTTCCACAACCGCACTCAAGGAGATGTTTGGCACAAACACCTCAATCGTCAGCCTGGAAAGTTTGAAGCAGGCAGATTGTGTAGTGTTAGCAGGGGCAAATTCTGCTTATAACCATCCACGTTTGATGAATGAGTTGATCAAACTGCGAGACAGGGGTGGCAAAGTGATTGTGATCAATCCGGTGATGGAAATTGGATTGGTGAAATTTGGCTCTCCGGCATTCCCAGTTAAGTCTTTGATTCCTGGTTCTGAGATTGCTTCGCTGTATCTCCAACCGATTCCCGGTAGTGATGTGGCACTGTTTGTGGGCATTCAGAAGGCGTTAATTGAACAGGGGTTTGTGCAGTACGACTTTTTGCAAGCGCATACCCAAGGGTGGGAAGCGGTATTAGAACAGGCGCGATCGCTTTCTTGGGAAACTATCACGACTACCTGCGGTGTGTCCCAGCCAGAAATTGCCGCCGCCGCAACCATCATCGGCACATCAAAAGGTGTGGTCTTTGGTTGGGCAATGGGAATTACGCAACATACCAATGGTGTGGATAATGTCTATAGCATCGCCAATACAGCATTGATTAGCGGTCAGATTGGCAAAATGGGAGCCGGAGTTATGCCAGTACGGGGACATTCCAACGTGCAGGGCTTTGGCTCAATGGGTGTCACTGTGAAGCTCAAAGAAGAGATTAAGCAGGCGTTGGAGCAGTTGTTGGGGCGATCGCTCTCTTTACCCAAGGGTTATCATACTCGTGACCTCATCGAAGCAGCAGAAGCGGGCAAAGTAGATAGTCTCATGTGTGTAGGTGGTAATATATATGGTGCTAATCCTGACTCAGCACAGGCAAAACGGGCATTGGGTAACATCGATACCATCATCTATCTCGCTACTAAACCCAATATTGGGCACTTTCACGGATTGGCGAAAACTCACACAATCATTATTCCCGTCCTCAACCGATTTGAAAACCCACACAAAACCACTGTTGAATCCGGTAACAACTTTGTACGCCTCAATGATGAAGGCAAAACTCACCTCAAGAATGCAGATTTAATTTCCGAAGTTCAGTTTTTAACTGAACTGGCCCATCGGTTGCTGGGTAAGTATCCTGTCGAGTGGCGTAAACTGCAAGATACTCGCTACGTGCGGCAACTGATTGCCACAACTATTCCTGGCTATGAAAAAATTGCGACGATTGACGACACTAGCGAAGAGTTCATCATCTCTGGGCGCATCGTCACCGAACCCCATTTTAAAACACCGTCAGGCAAGGCAAAAATGTTAACTACGCCACTGCCAAATCTAGCTCTACCTCAACCTCAAGACTTTGACATTGATCAAAGAGCAAATAGTCTTGTACTGGCATTAATGACTGGACGCAGTTATTCCCAACACAACACTGTGGTTTACAAAATTGACGATCAGTACCGGGGAATGCCCCATCGCCACTGCATTTTGATGAATCGCTTGGATGCAGAAAAGATTGGGTTAGCCCAACATGATCTCGTTACAGTACAGGGCGATGCCGACAAACTAGAGAACGTGGAAGTGATTTACGGGGCTGTGCGAGAAGGTGCAGCGTTGATGTTTTATCCGGAGGTGAATGTCATTTTTAAAGCCAGAACAGAAACACGCTGCGGTACGCCTGCTTACAAACGGGTGCCGGTGGTAGTTTATGGAAAATAG
- a CDS encoding STAS domain-containing protein, protein MSESKIPAILETFEADLLLEWTQELATINIRRGLIKEAELQEECREFLSLFRLAVGQGTLSNIQAGEWQEMRSMLTGISRSRSQQGFTPSETATFVFSFKQPLFNRMRQQLQDPIELGEEIWLATNLLDQLGLLTMEAYQKAREEVILRQQEELMELSTPVIKLWEGILALPIIGTLDSTRTQMMMESLLQKIVETGSEVAIIDITGVATVDTLTAQHLLKTVTAARLMGADCMISGIRPQIAQTIVYLGIDLTDVTTKATLADAFLSALKLLGATITRSQPK, encoded by the coding sequence ATGAGTGAAAGTAAGATACCGGCGATCCTAGAAACCTTTGAGGCAGACTTGCTGTTGGAGTGGACTCAGGAGTTAGCTACTATCAATATTCGCAGAGGCTTGATCAAAGAAGCAGAGCTACAAGAGGAGTGCCGGGAATTCCTGAGCTTGTTTCGGCTCGCCGTTGGACAGGGAACGTTGAGCAATATTCAGGCAGGGGAGTGGCAAGAGATGCGCTCGATGCTAACCGGCATCTCTCGATCGCGATCGCAACAAGGTTTCACACCCTCGGAAACAGCTACATTTGTCTTTTCGTTCAAGCAACCCCTGTTCAACCGAATGCGTCAGCAATTACAAGACCCCATTGAGTTAGGTGAAGAGATATGGTTAGCCACCAACCTACTAGATCAGCTGGGATTGCTGACAATGGAAGCGTATCAAAAAGCGCGCGAAGAAGTGATTTTGCGGCAACAGGAAGAGTTGATGGAGCTGTCTACCCCAGTAATTAAACTCTGGGAGGGAATTTTGGCATTACCCATTATCGGCACTCTGGATAGTACGCGGACTCAAATGATGATGGAGTCGTTATTGCAGAAAATTGTGGAAACGGGGTCAGAAGTTGCCATTATAGACATTACCGGGGTTGCAACCGTGGATACTCTCACTGCTCAACATCTACTTAAGACAGTTACAGCTGCCCGTCTCATGGGAGCCGATTGTATGATCAGTGGCATTCGTCCTCAAATTGCCCAAACGATCGTTTATCTCGGCATTGATTTGACTGATGTTACAACAAAGGCAACGTTAGCCGATGCCTTTCTCTCTGCACTAAAACTTTTGGGAGCTACCATTACCCGATCTCAACCCAAATAG
- a CDS encoding anti-sigma regulatory factor, whose amino-acid sequence MQQTETLNIQTSIDIVLVRQAVRQMAVEIGLSLVDQTKIVTAASELARNTLEYGEGGTVKLEMLQEGRKRGLRLTFEDQGPGIPNIEMALKDGFTTGSGLGMGLGGAKRLANEFEIQSAVGEGTRVIIVRWK is encoded by the coding sequence ATGCAGCAGACTGAAACGCTCAATATTCAAACTTCTATAGATATAGTATTAGTTCGGCAAGCTGTGCGCCAGATGGCCGTAGAGATTGGCTTAAGTTTAGTAGACCAAACTAAAATTGTGACCGCAGCCAGTGAGTTAGCCCGCAATACCCTAGAATACGGGGAAGGTGGCACAGTCAAGCTAGAAATGCTTCAAGAAGGAAGAAAACGAGGACTCCGGTTAACTTTTGAAGATCAGGGGCCGGGAATTCCCAATATTGAGATGGCACTGAAGGATGGATTCACCACTGGGAGCGGGTTAGGGATGGGACTGGGCGGTGCCAAACGACTGGCAAACGAGTTTGAAATTCAGTCTGCGGTGGGAGAAGGAACACGGGTAATAATTGTACGATGGAAATAA
- a CDS encoding ATP-binding protein, producing the protein MTTIFTVEIQYEQDVVQARQRTREISEQLGFAAQDQARLATAVSEIARNAFQYARGGTVEFSVAGEPQTFVIRIQDQGQGIPHLAEVLAGRYTSSTGMGLGIMGSRKLIDVFEIESLPGQGTTVVMSKKLSKRTPNFTDSQLQQIRETVMERSPQNPYEEIQRQNQELLRAMAELRKREEELTQINRELEDTNRGVVALYAELDEKASSLQKVNELKTRFLSNMSHEFRTPLNSILSLSRMLLAQMDGDLTVEQEKQVTFIQKAANGLSELVNDLLDLAKVEAGKIEVRPSSFEVSDLFGTLRGMLRPLLVQESSVALIVEEPEGIAPLYTDEGKVAQILRNLVSNALKFTQQGEVRVSAVQNDHTVTFSVSDTGIGIAIADQERIFEDFIQIESSLQKQVKGTGLGLPLSHKLAELLGGSISVKSELGQGSTFTASIPITYPYTTEFPTRLQPIASLEPTRLPILAVEDHPETLFIYENHLQQSTYQLIATRTLAQARQVLQQVRPMAILLDIMLEGQNGWTFLRELKGDETTSTIPVLVITIIDNEKQALALGANGFLIKPVDRLQLLIKLNTLINQNKPQKILLIDDDPAYRYLMKQLLVNTPLSILEATNGREGLALAQREQPTAIVLDLEMPEFSGFDVLKELKHNSVTSSIPVIIHSSAQLDAQADRWLAKQSIAILSKETGSQTAAIAQLQEALVKAGLVLEVSGESHV; encoded by the coding sequence ATGACAACTATTTTCACCGTCGAAATCCAGTACGAACAGGATGTTGTGCAAGCTCGGCAGCGAACTCGTGAGATTTCCGAGCAATTGGGGTTTGCTGCCCAAGACCAGGCAAGATTGGCAACGGCAGTTTCAGAAATTGCCCGTAACGCTTTTCAGTATGCCAGAGGTGGAACAGTTGAATTTTCTGTGGCAGGAGAACCGCAGACATTTGTGATTCGGATTCAGGATCAGGGTCAGGGAATTCCTCATTTGGCAGAGGTTTTGGCAGGACGCTATACCTCTAGTACAGGCATGGGGCTAGGCATTATGGGTAGCCGCAAACTGATAGATGTCTTTGAAATAGAATCGCTGCCGGGACAGGGAACAACGGTGGTGATGAGCAAAAAATTGTCGAAGCGTACACCTAATTTTACCGATTCGCAATTGCAGCAGATTCGCGAAACTGTGATGGAGCGATCGCCCCAAAATCCCTATGAAGAGATCCAGCGACAAAACCAGGAATTACTACGGGCAATGGCAGAGCTACGCAAGCGCGAGGAAGAACTGACCCAAATCAATCGGGAACTGGAAGATACTAATCGGGGTGTGGTTGCCCTCTACGCAGAATTAGATGAAAAGGCAAGCTCTTTGCAAAAGGTAAATGAGCTAAAAACCCGCTTTCTCTCGAACATGAGCCATGAGTTTCGTACACCCCTCAACTCGATTCTGTCGCTTTCTCGGATGCTGCTAGCCCAGATGGATGGTGATTTGACCGTCGAGCAAGAAAAGCAGGTGACATTTATCCAAAAGGCGGCGAACGGATTATCAGAACTGGTCAATGACCTGTTGGATTTGGCCAAGGTGGAAGCGGGAAAAATTGAAGTGCGTCCTAGTTCCTTTGAAGTTAGCGACTTGTTCGGCACGCTGCGGGGAATGCTACGCCCATTATTGGTTCAAGAATCTTCTGTTGCGTTGATTGTGGAGGAACCTGAAGGCATAGCTCCCCTTTATACTGATGAGGGCAAAGTCGCGCAAATTCTGAGAAACTTGGTCTCGAATGCACTCAAATTTACCCAGCAGGGAGAAGTGCGCGTGAGTGCTGTGCAGAACGATCATACCGTGACATTCTCTGTATCTGATACGGGCATTGGCATTGCGATCGCCGATCAAGAACGCATTTTTGAAGATTTTATCCAAATTGAGTCTTCGCTGCAAAAGCAGGTGAAGGGAACTGGGTTAGGATTGCCGTTATCACACAAGCTAGCGGAGCTACTGGGCGGTAGTATTTCGGTTAAAAGTGAGCTAGGTCAAGGCTCCACCTTTACGGCATCAATTCCGATCACTTATCCTTATACAACCGAATTTCCAACCCGACTGCAACCGATCGCATCCCTTGAACCAACTCGGCTGCCAATTTTAGCAGTTGAAGATCATCCAGAAACGCTATTTATTTACGAAAACCACCTTCAGCAGTCAACCTATCAATTAATTGCTACCCGCACCTTAGCCCAGGCAAGGCAAGTATTACAACAAGTCCGACCGATGGCGATTCTGCTAGATATTATGCTAGAAGGGCAAAACGGCTGGACGTTCTTGCGAGAACTAAAAGGAGATGAAACGACCTCCACCATTCCTGTACTCGTAATTACGATCATTGATAACGAGAAGCAAGCACTGGCACTAGGAGCTAACGGTTTTCTGATTAAGCCCGTAGACAGATTACAGCTATTAATCAAACTCAATACGCTAATTAATCAGAACAAGCCTCAAAAAATTTTGTTAATTGACGATGACCCTGCCTATCGGTATCTGATGAAACAGTTGTTAGTAAATACACCGTTGAGTATTTTAGAAGCTACGAATGGACGGGAAGGATTAGCGTTGGCACAACGCGAGCAACCGACTGCGATCGTGCTTGACTTGGAAATGCCAGAGTTCAGTGGGTTTGATGTACTCAAGGAGCTTAAACATAATTCAGTCACTTCGTCAATTCCCGTAATTATCCACTCATCGGCCCAATTAGATGCCCAAGCGGACAGATGGTTAGCAAAACAAAGTATTGCTATTCTTTCTAAAGAAACAGGATCTCAAACGGCAGCGATTGCCCAACTTCAAGAGGCCCTCGTCAAAGCCGGACTTGTTCTAGAGGTTTCAGGGGAAAGTCATGTCTGA
- a CDS encoding ATP-binding SpoIIE family protein phosphatase translates to MRESVAIPITESSQTGEARRVAIALATRLGFQEIQRGKVGIVVTEVANNLIQHAQGGVLLLRLLEHESAIGIEVLSLDKGRGMIDVDECLQDGFSTAGTLGNGLGAIRRLSGLFEIYSIPNKGTAVLSHLWSNSALHSPHKTLDIGVISLPKRGEEISGDAWAYQMDNCRSLLLVADGLGHGSAAATASLKAVEIFQEHHRSPGAIIEAAHAALRSTRGAALAIAEIDFEQQSVRFAGIGNIAASIFSFAKRHHLLSHNGTVGHEIRKIQEFSYPWYANGLLIMHSDGLDPKWQLDRYPGLSQKHPSLIAGVLYRDFNRERDDVTVLVAKGMGS, encoded by the coding sequence ATGAGAGAATCTGTCGCTATTCCAATTACTGAATCTAGCCAGACGGGAGAAGCGCGACGGGTAGCGATCGCTTTAGCAACTCGGCTCGGTTTTCAGGAAATCCAACGGGGCAAGGTTGGTATTGTGGTGACAGAGGTGGCGAATAATCTGATCCAGCACGCTCAGGGCGGTGTGTTATTGCTAAGATTGCTCGAACACGAATCAGCCATCGGGATTGAAGTCTTGTCCTTAGATAAAGGACGGGGAATGATTGATGTGGATGAGTGTTTGCAAGATGGCTTTTCCACAGCCGGAACCTTAGGCAATGGATTAGGGGCAATTCGTCGCCTGTCTGGTTTATTTGAAATTTACTCTATTCCCAACAAAGGTACGGCTGTCCTCTCTCACCTTTGGTCAAACTCGGCACTCCATTCGCCCCACAAAACTTTAGACATTGGGGTGATCTCTTTGCCCAAGCGAGGGGAAGAAATTTCTGGAGATGCTTGGGCATATCAAATGGATAATTGCCGTAGCCTATTGTTAGTAGCCGATGGCTTAGGGCATGGTTCTGCGGCGGCTACTGCTTCCTTAAAAGCCGTAGAAATTTTTCAAGAACATCATCGCTCTCCTGGTGCGATCATTGAAGCTGCCCACGCTGCCTTGCGAAGTACGCGAGGAGCAGCACTCGCCATTGCCGAAATCGATTTTGAACAACAGTCTGTCCGCTTTGCCGGAATTGGTAATATCGCTGCCAGCATTTTCTCTTTCGCTAAACGCCACCATCTGCTGTCTCACAACGGCACGGTAGGACATGAAATCCGCAAGATTCAAGAATTTAGCTACCCCTGGTATGCAAACGGACTTTTAATTATGCATTCTGACGGATTAGATCCTAAGTGGCAGCTTGATCGCTATCCAGGCTTGAGTCAAAAACATCCCAGCCTGATTGCAGGCGTGTTATACCGGGACTTTAACCGAGAGCGGGACGATGTGACGGTGTTAGTGGCTAAAGGAATGGGCAGTTAA
- a CDS encoding four helix bundle protein, whose product MINYSANISIQERTENFAIRVIKAYSELNKRPFDDAGKILSKQFLRSGTSIGANCSEATPVASSRQSRPQHWLKYAQSNKDFINKYSIALKEANETLYWIKIMIKSEFVSKSKFQNLIEENERIIKILTTSINKLKEK is encoded by the coding sequence ATGATTAATTATAGCGCAAATATCAGTATTCAAGAAAGAACAGAAAATTTTGCAATCAGAGTTATCAAAGCTTATTCTGAGCTAAATAAAAGACCTTTTGACGACGCTGGCAAAATCTTGTCTAAACAATTTTTAAGAAGCGGGACATCAATAGGTGCAAACTGTTCAGAAGCTACGCCAGTTGCTTCAAGTCGGCAAAGCCGCCCACAGCACTGGCTCAAATATGCACAATCAAATAAAGACTTTATCAATAAGTATTCTATAGCCTTAAAGGAAGCCAATGAAACCCTTTATTGGATAAAAATAATGATAAAATCGGAGTTTGTGTCAAAATCAAAATTTCAAAATCTGATAGAAGAGAATGAAAGAATTATTAAAATATTAACAACTTCAATCAACAAATTGAAAGAAAAATAA
- a CDS encoding STAS domain-containing protein encodes MEHIPILEMGNFLLVTIQVDMHDQLAMTLQDDLTNRISQTNADGVLIDISALEIVDSFVGRILGNIARMSRVLDAQTVVVGMQPAVAITLVELGLSLTDIWTALNVEKGMALLRSSLNKTKNQVKWRADDDAAD; translated from the coding sequence ATGGAACACATTCCGATACTCGAAATGGGCAATTTCCTGCTTGTGACAATCCAAGTGGATATGCACGATCAGCTTGCTATGACACTACAGGATGACTTGACCAACCGCATCTCTCAAACTAATGCTGACGGTGTATTGATTGATATCTCTGCGTTAGAGATTGTTGATTCTTTCGTTGGGAGGATTTTAGGAAACATTGCCAGAATGTCAAGGGTGCTGGATGCCCAAACAGTTGTCGTTGGGATGCAGCCTGCTGTGGCAATTACCTTGGTAGAATTGGGGCTGTCGCTGACGGACATTTGGACTGCCTTAAACGTAGAAAAGGGTATGGCACTGTTGCGCTCTTCGCTGAATAAAACCAAAAATCAGGTCAAATGGCGTGCAGATGACGATGCAGCAGACTGA